AATGCTTGGTCAACTTTAAATGTTATGGGTATGCGATGATAGGATTTTTTTAAGAGTTCAAAACTTTTTCTTTTTTCACCGAGCAATTCACTTGAAGTATTAATGGCTGACGCAACATCTATCGTGGACTCTCCAGTAATAAATGATATTTGTTCATGATTAAGATCATGATCAAAAGACAAGATAAATGGGACGCGATATTGCTCATTAAGTTCTACAATTTTCATATGAAGAAGGGTGTCTTCTTTAAAAGGAAGTGCATTTTCAGGAATGGAATGCATCGAATCATATTGTGCAAGTTTCTTTAACAAAATTTTATAAAGGGTGAGTAATAATGGATTTGTTTCATCAAGAAGACTTAAATCATCACGAATAGCGATATATGTATCTAACGTCACCTCATTCGCCTCTGCTATAGAAAGGCCATATTGAAATGCGAAACGAACCATCTTGCCACTCTGCATGTTAAGCCATTCCAGCAAATGAGCAACGTCCCCGTTTTTTGCATTTTCTACTCGTTCATTTTCTTGCACGAGTCGCCATCCCCTTCCCCGACAAATGTTCGTGAATCTTATTATACCAGAAGGTACGAATTATTCAGTTAAATTTTGCCGCTTGCAATCTATTTAATCATTCATTGTCACGTTTTATTGTATGGTTCATGTCACCTCAGGCAAAACTATTCTGTAATTTCTCACTGATTTTGGAACCGTGTTCTTTCCTTTCTATATGTGTTACGTCACTTTCGTAGGATTTTTTTCACTTCTGATGTAATTCCTTATGTATTCATGTACAATGAAAAAATGTTTGTAAATAGAAAGAGTGATGAATTATGGCGCCACGTGAACAGTGGACATCGAAAATCGGTTTTATCCTTGCCGCAGCGGGTAGTGCAATTGGACTTGGTGCGATATGGAAGTTTCCTTATATGGCAGGAACAAATGGCGGCAGCGTTTTTGTTCTGCTCTTCATAATTAGTACGATTGCAATTGGTCTTCCTATTCTACTTGCGGAGTTCGTCATTGGACGAATGGGACAAGCAGATGCGGTAACTGCGTTTAAACGGTTGGCACCTGGCAGTAAGTGGAATCTCATTGGTTGGCTAGGATTTGCTTTTGGATTTATTGTATTATCTTTTTATAGTGTTGTCGGCGGTTGGATTTTATCTTATTTAACACGAGCACTTATCTTTAAACTGAATGGATTAGATTATGGATTGATGTTCGATTCAATTACGGCTAACCCGATTGAAATACTGCTTTCACAAGCAGTGTTTATGCTGTTAACTATTTGGATTGTGCAAGGCGGGATTAAAGCTGGGATTGAACGAGCAAGTCGATGGATGATGCCTTTATTGTTCATATTTTTCATCATCCTAGCCATCCGCTCATTGACACTTGAAGGTGCGATGGAAGGTGTACGTTTCTTATTTGTACCAGATTGGTCTTTACTAACGGGTGAAACATTTTTACTTGCACTTGGTCAAGCGTTTTTCTCCCTTAGTGTAGGTGTAACTGGAATGTTGACATATGCTTCTTATTTACCGAAGGAGGAACGTCTTGGGCAATCCGCGGTGAATGTATCTTTATTGAATATCATTATTTCAATTTTAGCTGGCCTTGTTATTTTCCCTGCGGTGTTTGCACTTGGACAATCTCCCGCCGAAGGCCCTGGTTTAATCTTTGTTGTTTTGCCGGCAATTTTTGAACAGATTCCGTTTGGGAATCTATTTATGATTATTTTCTTCATCTTGATGCTTTTTGCAACATTAACATCTTCAATCTCTATGTTGGAAATTGTCGTATCTACAGGTATACGTGAGCGTACTGAACGCAGAAAACGAGCCGCTTGGGTATATGGCTTACTTATTTTCATCATTGGGATTCCAAGTGCTCTGTCTTTTGGGGTATTGTCTGGTATAAATGTCTTCGGCGGAACGATTTTCGACTTCGCGGATCTGTTAACAAGCCGAATCGGAATGCCGATCGGCGCACTATTCATTTCAATATTCGCAGGATTTGTATTAACGAAAAAGCAAACGATTGACGAATTAAATACGCATCCGGCGATACATGCCCTATGGAAGTTTCTTGTTCGATTTGCCGCCCCTCTGGCAATCGCCATTATTTTCGTCGCTTGGATTATTGATATAACATTTTAAAAAACAACCTATGGATTTGAAATCCATAGGTTGTTTTTTTCACACAATACATTTTGCTTCGTATTTTATCGCTAACAGCTTATAAGATATTTGAACACATTTTTCGATTGGAATCCACATTTCATAAGAGTGTTCGTAAATCTCGCGAATTTTTTTTGCGAGATCCGCTGGATGATCAAGTCGATGCAGTTCAGCTACAACATCAACGATTTCGAGTTCATATGCTTTTTCACCTTCGTCGAATGGGTCCCATTGTTCGAGTAGGTGGATTGCTTTTTTATTCATTTCGAAAGTTTCCATTATTGATTCACCTTATTTTTATTTGGATAATTATATGATAGCATAGGAATGGAAAAAGAAAAGGGGGAGTTTTATGGGTATTTTCGAGAAATTCATTAATCGACGTGAAACGCGGTCCATTAAATGGGATCGATTAGAAGAAGTTTATGGCATCGAAAATGCATCCGATATATTGCCAATGTGGATTGCTGATATGGATTTTGCAGCGCCACAAGTTGTTATCGATGCGATGCAAGAAGTACTCGATCATGGGGTTTTTGGCTATTCATACATATGCGATGAATGTAAAGATGCGATTCGATCATGGCTTGAAGAACGGCATTCTTGGAAAACAGAGAATGAATGGATGCTATTTCATCATGGCGTTGTACCTGCGATTGCTACGGTTATTGAAACGTTTACCGTAGATGGAGATGGCATACTAATTACTCCGCCCGTCTATCCACCGTTTTTTCAAGTTCCGAAACTTATGGAGCGCACCATCGTTGAGTGTGTCATGATTGAAAAGGATCGAAATTATTCAATTGACTTTGTCGAATTTGAAAAAGCGCTTCAACAAAATGTGAAATTGTTTATCCTTTGTAATCCACATAATCCTGGAGGGATTGTTTGGACAGAAGACGACCTTCTAAAAATTATTGAACTTTGTGCAAAATACGATGTTTTTATTTTATCCGATGAAATTCATGCAGATCTTGTATTCCCTGAACACCGACATATTGCATTGGCTTCAATTGCCGGTGAGGAAGCCCATAGAATTATCACATGCGTCGCGCCAACGAAGACATTTAACCTGGCAGGCGTTCAAGCCGCGATAATGATTGCAACTGATCAAGCGGTTCGTTCAAAACTTGAACAAAATGCATTAGCGCACGGCCAGATGTCTCTTAGTCCTTTTGCCGCGGCTGCCGTGAAATCTGCTTATATGCAGGGCGGGCCATGGCTTTCTGAGCTTCTTGAGATAATTTCCGCGAATATGGACTATGTGATTACGGAATTAGAAGAAGCGCTGCCAGGTATAAAAATAAACAAACCTCACGGGACATATTTATTGTGGATTGACTACCGCGGTACAGGACTTTCTGAAAAAGAGATGATGGACAAACTTTTAACTATAGGAAGGATTGCCCTGGAACCAGGTTCGAAATACGGTGAATCTGGCATTGGTTTTCTGCGCATGAACGTTGCATGTCCTTTTTCTACTGTTCAAAATGGCGTCCAACGAATCATTACTGCATTATCATATAAAAATGAGAACCTTCAATTTTGAAGGTTCTCATTTTTTTTTGCTTCGTTTTCTGCGCGGCGTTCACGCAGGATTCTTTCTTCAAGTTCTTTTGTCTCTTCTTCTTGTTTCTTGGAATTTCGACGAATCCAATTGAAGGTAAGGACTAAAAGAATCATGAAAAATATAAATGAAATTGCAGCAGGTATATATTCTGCTTTATCTTGTGGAAAGTAAAGGAACGGCATTAATAGAGCGTTCATTTACGTACACTTCCTTACTTAATTTATTTCACATGACTGGATTACTTTTGTAGGATTTCGATTGATTCAATTGAAACATCTTCAACCGGCTTATCTTGTCGGCCTTTTTTTACTTTTGCAATTGTATCTACAACATCCATACCTTCAATTACTTGTCCAAAGACGGTATGTTTTTGGTCAAGATGTGGCGTTCCGCCTAGTTCTTCATAAGCGTCTGCGATTGCATCCGGCCATCCGCCTTTTTTCATTTGGTCAGCAGAGCTTGGTACGTCTGATGCGTGTACGATGAAAAATTGACTTCCGTTTGTACCTGGTCCTGCATTTGCCATTGAAAGCGCACCTTTAAGGTTGAATAATTTCATCGAAAATTCATCTTCAAATGTATCGCCCCAAATGCTTTCTCCACCCATGCCTGTGCCTGTTGGATCGCCGCCTTGAATCATGAAATCTTCAATGACACGGTGAAATATAATACCGTTATAATAGCCGTTTTCAGCATGCGTTAAAAAGTTTTCAACTGTTTTTGGCGCAATTTCTGGAAATAATTTAATTTTGATTGAGCCGAGTGTCGTGTTCATTACAACAAGTGCCTCGTTTGCCGCAACTTCGTTTGTTAATTGTGGATACATTGTTATTGCCTCCTATTTTTCCGTAAGAATTTCGATTGATTCAATAATAATATCTTCAATCGGTCGTGTGTCATTTGCTTCTGCTTTTGCAATTTTATCAACTGTGTCCATTCCTTCAATCACTTGACCAAATACAGTGTGGGAATGATCGAGATGCGGTGTGCCGCCCATACTTTCATAGGCTTCGCGAATTTCATCAGAATAAACCAAGTCTTTTTCCTGTTCAAGCGCAGCTTCGTCTACATCAGTTTTCTGTACAATGAAAAACTGGCTCCCATTTGTATTCTTTCCAGCGTTTGCCATTGAAAGCGCTCCGCGGAAATGAAAAACTGAATCTGAAAACTCATCTTCAAATGAATCTCCGTAAATACTTTCCCCGCCCGCACCTGTTCCGGTCGGATCACCGCCTTGAATCATGAATTCGTCCATTACGCGGTGAAATATTACACCATCATAATAGCCTTCCTTTGCATGTGTCAAGAAGTTTTCAACCGTTTTTGGTGCAATGTCTGGAAAGAGTTTGATCTTAATCTGGCCAAGGGTTGTGTTTATCGCAACAACTTCTTCATTATCCGCTACTTCTGTTGATAGTTGCGGATAGCCATCCACTTCTTTTGTTTGTTCCTTATCAGTTCCTGTACCGCAAGCGGATAGGACGAGAAGTAACAAGACTGTTAGTAGAAGTAAGGAATATTTTCTCATTAGCAATCACCATGTTTACTCTACCATATTCACTTTCAAATTTCGATTATAAAGCAAATGCTTTCTTCGGGTTTCGAAGTGTTTTATACTTGAAAATAAGCACGATTAATGAAAGAAGGTTTATGGACATGGATGTACTAAAAAGAAACTTCATCATTATGTGGGTCTGCAATTTTCTCGTTGCTGGAACAACGACGATGATAATGCCATTCCTTTCCTTATATATCGACACGTTTGGCGATCATTCTGCTGCTTATGTTCAAAAATGGTCCGGTCTTATTTTCGGTGCAACATTTATTACTGCCTTTATTATGTCGCCAGTTTGGGGAAGGATAGCAGATAAGCACGGCTTTAAACCTATATTAATTATTAATGGGCTTGGACTTGCTACATCGATTTTCTTAATGAGTTTCGTGCAGACCGTTGAAACCTTTTTTATTTTAAGGCTTGTGATGGGAATTGTAACCGGTTTTATCCCTACCTCTTTGGCGTTTATTTCATCCCAAACAGCTAGGAATGAAGCTGGTAAAATGCTAGGTACATTGCAAATGGGAAGTGTTTCGGGGATGCTCTTTGGCCCCATGTTTGGTGGTCTACTAGCGGATGCTTTTGGTTTTCAATATACATTTATCATTACAGCGATATCAATTACAACTGCGACAATTATCGTCCTATTTGGGATAAAAGAACAAATTCGCGTGAAAAGTAAACGTGCAATTAGCTATACGCGAAAAGCAATTGTAGGCGGCATTTTCCGCCATCGGTTGATGCTAACAATCATGTTGGTTACGACGATTATTCAAATCGCGAACTTCAGTATCCAACCTCTTCTCTCTCTTTATGTTGCTGAATTAACGAATGCAAAAGATGTAGCTTTTCTTGCTGGTGTTACATTTAGCGCGGCAGGACTTGGTAATTTATTGTTCGCCAGATTTTGGGGTCGCCTTGGCGATGATATTGGCTATGAGAAAGTCTTGTCGGTCCTTTTACTTCTATCTTTTATATTTGTCATCCCCCAGGCATTTGTAACAGAATTATGGCAGCTCATTATTTGTCGTTTGTTATTCGGAATTGCCGTCGGCGGAATGATCCCTATCACTACTGCGCTTATCAGAAGGGATGCGCCTGTCAATATCCAAGGAGAAATGATGGGATACAATACGAGTTTTAGATTCCTTGGTAATATTATCGGTCCGATGTTTGGTGGTATTGTGAGTGGGTTTATCGGCATCTCTTCGGTATTTATTGTTACCTCTTCACTATTTCTTGTGGCATTTACATTCCTTTATCTGGCTAAACGAAAACCCGGGCAGGATTTTGAAGCTACTCTCGCCGCTAAAAATAACGGTTGAATCGTGCTATCTCACAAATTTTACAGTAAAACGAAAAATTCTTTCGCGTCCATACATATAAGAAGACAGTTGTCCGCTTATAGGAATCTTGCGAGTCACCCATGCAAATCAAGATAAATTACGTTATACTTTTAACGATGTTTTGAATTACGTTTTATTCATTTTGGAGGAGGATTTCATTGGAATTCGTATTATTAATATTTCTGCCGTTGCTGGCTGCTGTTTTCGTTCCGATCCTTTTTAAAAAGCTGAAATCTATACATACAGGATGGTTCGTTCTGCTTGTCCCGGTCGTTTTGTTCATTTACTACTTAAGCTTTCTAAAAATGACTATGAATGGCAATGTCGCCATTTCTGAAATACCATGGATTCCTTCGCTCGACATTTCATTTGTCTCCTATATTGATGGGCTCAGTCTTCTGTTCTCCCTTCTGATAACGGGTATTGGGGCTCTTGTCGTGCTTTATTCGATCTTTTATCTTGATAAAAATCGAGAGAAGTTGAATAACTTTTATGTGTATTTACTAATGTTTATGACTGCAATGCTAGGAATTGTGCAGTCTGATCATGTCATAACGCTTTATTTATTTTGGGAATTGACCTCGATTTCTTCATTTTTACTAATTGGATATTGGTATACGAGAGATCGTTCACGGTTTGGTGCATTGAAATCGATGCTAATAACGATTTTTGGTGGACTCATGATGCTTGGTGGATTTGTTCTTCTCTCGATTATGGGAGACACTTACTCAATTCGAGAAATGATTACCAATTCGGCAGCAATATTCGAACATGAGTATTTCATACTTGCACTCGTTTTAGTATTGCTTGGAGCTTTTACAAAATCAGCTCAATTTCCGTTTTACATTTGGTTGCCTGACGCGATGGAAGCTCCTACGCCAGTGAGTGCATACCTTCACTCTGCAACCATGGTTAAAGCTGGTCTTTATCTCGTTGCTCGGTTTACTCCGGTTTTTGCTGCATCTGAGGTTTGGATATGGCTCGTTACTGGAATTGGTCTGCTCACCCTTTTCTGGGGATCGTTTTTTGCTGTAAAACAGACGGATTTAAAGGCAATTCTTGCTTTCTCGACAGTCAGCCAACTTGGCTTAATCATGTCACTACTCGGCGCAAGCGCAGTTTCTTATCATGTTGAAGGTGAGAATGCCGCATTATTCAAGTTTGCTGCCTTTGCTGCGATTTTCCATTTGCTTAATCATGCGATGTTTAAAGGTAGTCTTTTCATGGTAGCAGGAATCGTCGATCACCAAACAGGTACACGAGATATAAGAAAACTTGGCGGTTTAATGAGTATTATGCCAATCAGTTTCACAGTGGCCTTTATCGGATCTATGTCGATGGCTGGTCTACCACCGTTTGGCGGTTTTCTAAGTAAGGAACTATTCTTCACTTCGATGATTGCATTACCTAAATTTGAATTGTTCAACTTTGCCACATGGGGTATGGTTTTCCCGATACTTGCATGGGTTGCAAGCGTCTTTACGTTTGTCTATAGTTTCTATTTCGTTTTCAAAACGTTTACTGGCAAGAAGAAAACTGAACTTTTACCGATTCAACCGAAAGAGGCGTCATTGGGAATGCTCATTTCCCCAATCCTTCTTGCAACTGTTGTAGTCGTTATTTTCTTCATCCCAAACCTAATTGGAAAGGCATTCGTTAGCCCTGCTGTTGTTGCCACGCAATCGGATTTGTTTACTCATCCCGATGAAGTCGGCGTTCATATCAAGGCTTGGCACGGCCCATTAGCAACTGAACTTCTTATGACGTTGGGTGTCATTGGAATTGGATTACTTCTGTTCTTAACAATGGCCAGATGGCAAAAATTATACGATATACAACCACAATATTTTTCATTAAATGCGTTATACGACTCCTTACTGACCTTCGGAGAAGTGGGTATGAATCGATTATCACGCTTTTATATGACGGGGTTAATACGTACGTATTTGATTTATATGTTTTCGTTTATTGTTTTAATCACAACCGCAACCTTATTTATACAAGACGCATTTGTTGTCGATATGGATAGTTTCGCAAAGATAAATGCGTATGGTGTGATGACTGCAATCATACTAATTCTTGCAGTTTGCATGGTTTTATTCGCTAAGACACGACTAGGGGCAATTATTGCGCTAGGTGCTGTTGGTTATTCCGTCGCTTTGTTTTTTGTCATCTTTAAAGCACCCGATCTTGCGTTGACGCAACTTGTCATTGAAACAGTTTCGGTCGCATTGTTCTTGTTGGCATTTCATCATTTACCTGAGGTAAAAAGACATGGTGAAACCAGGAAGTTTCGTCTAGGTAACTTTATTATTGCGGCGGCTGTTGGAATTATGATTACATTAGTCGCGTTATCTGCACATTCACAAAAGCTGATTCCAGAGTCTATCTCTCAGTATTATAAAGATACGGTGTTTACAGAGGCGGCCGGTGGAAATATCGTGAACGTCATCCTTGTGGATTATCGTGGATTTGATACATTGTTTGAAATTGGCGTATTAGCAATTGCAGGTATCGGTGTTTATAGCATGATTCGTTTAAGATTGTCGAGAAAGGAGAATTCTGATGAAAGCAAATGATGTTATCTTGCAGACCGCAACGAAGGTTGTGTTCTTTATCATATTTCTTTTTTCGGTTCAT
The sequence above is drawn from the Sporosarcina sp. 6E9 genome and encodes:
- a CDS encoding sodium-dependent transporter, coding for MAPREQWTSKIGFILAAAGSAIGLGAIWKFPYMAGTNGGSVFVLLFIISTIAIGLPILLAEFVIGRMGQADAVTAFKRLAPGSKWNLIGWLGFAFGFIVLSFYSVVGGWILSYLTRALIFKLNGLDYGLMFDSITANPIEILLSQAVFMLLTIWIVQGGIKAGIERASRWMMPLLFIFFIILAIRSLTLEGAMEGVRFLFVPDWSLLTGETFLLALGQAFFSLSVGVTGMLTYASYLPKEERLGQSAVNVSLLNIIISILAGLVIFPAVFALGQSPAEGPGLIFVVLPAIFEQIPFGNLFMIIFFILMLFATLTSSISMLEIVVSTGIRERTERRKRAAWVYGLLIFIIGIPSALSFGVLSGINVFGGTIFDFADLLTSRIGMPIGALFISIFAGFVLTKKQTIDELNTHPAIHALWKFLVRFAAPLAIAIIFVAWIIDITF
- a CDS encoding DUF1871 family protein, whose protein sequence is METFEMNKKAIHLLEQWDPFDEGEKAYELEIVDVVAELHRLDHPADLAKKIREIYEHSYEMWIPIEKCVQISYKLLAIKYEAKCIV
- a CDS encoding MalY/PatB family protein, which codes for MGIFEKFINRRETRSIKWDRLEEVYGIENASDILPMWIADMDFAAPQVVIDAMQEVLDHGVFGYSYICDECKDAIRSWLEERHSWKTENEWMLFHHGVVPAIATVIETFTVDGDGILITPPVYPPFFQVPKLMERTIVECVMIEKDRNYSIDFVEFEKALQQNVKLFILCNPHNPGGIVWTEDDLLKIIELCAKYDVFILSDEIHADLVFPEHRHIALASIAGEEAHRIITCVAPTKTFNLAGVQAAIMIATDQAVRSKLEQNALAHGQMSLSPFAAAAVKSAYMQGGPWLSELLEIISANMDYVITELEEALPGIKINKPHGTYLLWIDYRGTGLSEKEMMDKLLTIGRIALEPGSKYGESGIGFLRMNVACPFSTVQNGVQRIITALSYKNENLQF
- a CDS encoding peptidylprolyl isomerase: MYPQLTNEVAANEALVVMNTTLGSIKIKLFPEIAPKTVENFLTHAENGYYNGIIFHRVIEDFMIQGGDPTGTGMGGESIWGDTFEDEFSMKLFNLKGALSMANAGPGTNGSQFFIVHASDVPSSADQMKKGGWPDAIADAYEELGGTPHLDQKHTVFGQVIEGMDVVDTIAKVKKGRQDKPVEDVSIESIEILQK
- a CDS encoding peptidylprolyl isomerase; translation: MRKYSLLLLTVLLLLVLSACGTGTDKEQTKEVDGYPQLSTEVADNEEVVAINTTLGQIKIKLFPDIAPKTVENFLTHAKEGYYDGVIFHRVMDEFMIQGGDPTGTGAGGESIYGDSFEDEFSDSVFHFRGALSMANAGKNTNGSQFFIVQKTDVDEAALEQEKDLVYSDEIREAYESMGGTPHLDHSHTVFGQVIEGMDTVDKIAKAEANDTRPIEDIIIESIEILTEK
- a CDS encoding MFS transporter, with translation MDVLKRNFIIMWVCNFLVAGTTTMIMPFLSLYIDTFGDHSAAYVQKWSGLIFGATFITAFIMSPVWGRIADKHGFKPILIINGLGLATSIFLMSFVQTVETFFILRLVMGIVTGFIPTSLAFISSQTARNEAGKMLGTLQMGSVSGMLFGPMFGGLLADAFGFQYTFIITAISITTATIIVLFGIKEQIRVKSKRAISYTRKAIVGGIFRHRLMLTIMLVTTIIQIANFSIQPLLSLYVAELTNAKDVAFLAGVTFSAAGLGNLLFARFWGRLGDDIGYEKVLSVLLLLSFIFVIPQAFVTELWQLIICRLLFGIAVGGMIPITTALIRRDAPVNIQGEMMGYNTSFRFLGNIIGPMFGGIVSGFIGISSVFIVTSSLFLVAFTFLYLAKRKPGQDFEATLAAKNNG
- a CDS encoding Na+/H+ antiporter subunit A; protein product: MEFVLLIFLPLLAAVFVPILFKKLKSIHTGWFVLLVPVVLFIYYLSFLKMTMNGNVAISEIPWIPSLDISFVSYIDGLSLLFSLLITGIGALVVLYSIFYLDKNREKLNNFYVYLLMFMTAMLGIVQSDHVITLYLFWELTSISSFLLIGYWYTRDRSRFGALKSMLITIFGGLMMLGGFVLLSIMGDTYSIREMITNSAAIFEHEYFILALVLVLLGAFTKSAQFPFYIWLPDAMEAPTPVSAYLHSATMVKAGLYLVARFTPVFAASEVWIWLVTGIGLLTLFWGSFFAVKQTDLKAILAFSTVSQLGLIMSLLGASAVSYHVEGENAALFKFAAFAAIFHLLNHAMFKGSLFMVAGIVDHQTGTRDIRKLGGLMSIMPISFTVAFIGSMSMAGLPPFGGFLSKELFFTSMIALPKFELFNFATWGMVFPILAWVASVFTFVYSFYFVFKTFTGKKKTELLPIQPKEASLGMLISPILLATVVVVIFFIPNLIGKAFVSPAVVATQSDLFTHPDEVGVHIKAWHGPLATELLMTLGVIGIGLLLFLTMARWQKLYDIQPQYFSLNALYDSLLTFGEVGMNRLSRFYMTGLIRTYLIYMFSFIVLITTATLFIQDAFVVDMDSFAKINAYGVMTAIILILAVCMVLFAKTRLGAIIALGAVGYSVALFFVIFKAPDLALTQLVIETVSVALFLLAFHHLPEVKRHGETRKFRLGNFIIAAAVGIMITLVALSAHSQKLIPESISQYYKDTVFTEAAGGNIVNVILVDYRGFDTLFEIGVLAIAGIGVYSMIRLRLSRKENSDESK